A window of Cryptomeria japonica chromosome 3, Sugi_1.0, whole genome shotgun sequence contains these coding sequences:
- the LOC131078417 gene encoding uncharacterized protein LOC131078417 yields the protein MALTHSRRASADGLLTEALQNASLQVNHHHHHHQQEMKSSVLPPPVWDCGSSLYDSFELFSFSQQLNRAIAGEGVSPSSLPSARIVKGKHARSVSMPHIATTSTTSQLYKPVVIKEDEPMKVDVDFSHNTNFEALHPKARKRFGVPKLVQRLFSRAFRYRKGGRDRTKSKAGDEHRKVGRSTSERMLCFTRPLIKVW from the coding sequence atgGCGCTCACACACAGCAGGCGCGCGAGCGCAGACGGACTGCTCACAGAAGCTCTTCAAAACGCCTCTCTTCAAGTaaatcatcaccatcaccatcaccagcaAGAGATGAAATCATCAGTACTACCGCCTCCTGTGTGGGACTGTGGGAGTAGTCTCTATGATTCCTTCGAGCTCTTCAGCTTTTCTCAGCAACTGAATCGTGCAATTGCCGGGGAGGGAGTATCGCCGTCTTCTCTACCATCTGCTCGTATTGTGAAAGGCAAGCATGCCCGAAGTGTGTCAATGCCCCACATCGCCACCACATCCACCACTTCTCAACTCTATAAACCAGTTGTTATTAAGGAAGATGAGCCCATGAAAGTCGATGTAGATTTCTCTCATAATACTAACTTTGAGGCGCTGCATCCCAAGGCGCGGAAAAGATTCGGGGTTCCCAAATTAGTGCAGCGGCTCTTCAGCAGAGCGTTTCGGTACAGAAAGGGCGGAAGAGATCGTACCAAGTCCAAAGCTGGTGATGAACATCGCAAGGTCGGCAGATCAACGTCTGAGCGCATGCTTTGCTTTACACGGCCGCTTATTAAGGTCTGGTAG